The nucleotide sequence CGGCGGCGATGCCCACCCGGCTGAAGGGCACGCGGACGATCTCGTACTCGCCGACCGGCTCGTCCATCTCGGGGCCGTGCCGCAGCGAGGTGTCCATGGAGTCGAGCCGGCAGACGAAGAAGTGCTGGACCTTCACCCCGGAGACACCGCCGTCGACGATGTGCTCGACGGTGTCGACGAAGCAGGGCACGACGTCGACGATCTTGGCGCCGAGCTCCTCGTGCACTTCGCGGTGCAGGGCCTCGACCACGGTGGAGTCGGAGGCCTCGACGCCACCGCCGGGCGTCACCCAGTAGGGATCCATCCCCGGCTTGGTGCGCTTGATGAGGATGAGGTCGTCCCCGTCGAGCAGGATGGCGCGTGCGGTGCGCTTGATCACGGGCCGTTCGTTCATGGGAAGAAAATGGCCCGTACGCGGTGCCCTGAAACGCGCCGGCCCGTCAGGGACTCACCAGTCCCCCGCCGCCCGCAGCAGTTCCTCATGAGCCCGCGCGATGGGCGACAGCGCGAGCGTCCCCGTCCGCACGACGAGGAAATAGGTCCGCAGCGGCGGGACCGGCGGGTCGAGCAGCGCCACCAGCCGTCCTTCGTCCAGGGCGTCCTCGCACAGATAGCGGGGCAGCACGGCGAGCCCGGCACCGGAGGCGGCGGACTCCCGTACGGCGCGCAGATCGGGCGCGATCACGGTGGCGGCCACCGCCGGCTTGGTCTCGAAGACGCTCGCCCAGTACCGGGCGACGAAGGGCAGCGACTCGTGCACCTCGACCACCGGCAGCTGCTCCAGGACCACGGCGCCCTTGCGGAGGAGCACCTCGGGGGAGAGCCGGGCGGCCCAGCGCGGCGCGGCGACCAGGACGTACTCCTCGTCGCAGAGCGGCGTGGAGACGAGCAGGCCACCGCGGGGGCGGGCGGTGGCGACGGCCAGGTCGTGGTGCCCGGCGGCCAGCCCGTCGAGGATCTCCTCGGTGTTGCCCAGGAACGACGCCCGGACGGCGAGGCCCTGGCCGACCAGCGGGGTGAGCGCGGGCAGGACGCGGAGCGCGGTGAACTCCGGGGGCCCGGCGACGTGCAGGGTGCGGACGCCGCTGTCCTCGTCGAGGCCGGTCTCGGCGATCTCGACGAGCGCGTCGAGATGCGGTGCGGCGCGGTGCGCGAGCTCGTCGCCGATGGTCGTCGGCGTGACCCCGCGGGCCTGTCTGAGGAAGAGCGGGCGCCCGAGCTGTCGTTCGAGCGTGCGGATCTGGCTGGTGACGGCGGGCTGGGAGAGGCCGAGGAGCGCGGCGGCCCGGGTGAAGGAGCCGGCCCGGTGCACCGTGACGAACGTGCGCAGCAGGGCCAGATCCATGTCCGCCCCCTCCCGGCCGTGGGGCCGTTCGACTCAGGCGGTCGGCTGACTGCGCCTCAGGACCGTCCAACTATAAATAAGTCGATAGGTCTCTGTCGCTACCGTGATTGGACACTGACGCACAGTCAACTAGCCTTGTTCAGGCGGTCTCCGCGCGTGGAACCGAGGCGTTCCGAGCCACGAGGGGGGAGGCTCGGAGCGTCTCGTTCCGTGCGCCCGGGACAGGCGCGGACCGCGTCCGGCCGGTGCTACGCGCCGGCCTCGTCGAGGGCCCGCAGCACATCGGCGATCAGGTCCTCCGGGTCCTCCGCCCCGACCGAGAACCGGACGAAGCCCTCCGCGACCGCGTCCCCGCCCCAGCGCCCGCGCCGCTCCGCGGTGGAGCGCACCCCGCCGAAGCTGGTGGCGTCGTCCACGATCCGCAGTCCTTCGAGGAACCGCTCGGCCCGCTTCCGGTCCGCCAGCTCGAAGGAGACCACCGGCCCGAAGCGCCGCATCTGCCGGGCGGCCACCGTGTGCGAGGGGTCGTCGGGCAGCCCCGGGTAGCGCAGCCCGGTCACGTCCGCCCGCTCGGCGAGCGCCCGCGCGAGCGCGAGCGCGGTGGAGCACTGCCGGTCGATCCGCAGCTGGAGCGTGGCGAGCGAACGATGGGCGAGCCAGGCCTCCATGGGCCCCGGGATGGCCCCGACGACCTTGCGCCAGCGCCGTACCTCCGCCGCCCGCCGGGGATCACGGCAGCTGACGTGACCCAGCAGGATGTCCCCGTGCCCGGTCATGCCCTTGGTGTCACTGGCCACGGAGAAGTCCGCGCCCAGTTCCAGCGGACGCTGGCCGAGCGGTGTGGCCAGGGTGTTGTCCACGGCGACGAGCGCCCCTGCGGCATGCGCCGCGGCCACCAGACGGCGGATGTCGCAGACGTCGAGCCCGGGGTTGGACGGGGTCTCGATCCACAGCAGCCGGGCCCCTTCGAGCACGGCGAGCTGACCGTCGCCGCCGGTGGGCGCGGTGCGGACCTCGATGCCGAAGGCCCGGAGCTGCTCGTGCAGCAGCGGCAGGGCCTGGTAGCCGTCGGTGGGCAGGACCACCGCGTCGCCGGCCTTCAGCTGGGAGAGCAGGACGGCGGAGATCGCGGCCATGCCGGAGGCGAAGACCAGCGTCTCGACGTCCGGCTCCCCCGGCGCCTCCAGCTCGCCGATCGCCCGCTCCAGGTGCGTCCAGGTGGGGTTCTCGTCCCGGCCGTAGGTGTACGGCCCCGTCGGCTCACCGGGCAGATGGAAGTGTGCGGCGAAGACCGGTCCCGGCAGGGTCGGCTCGTACTTCACGGGGTCGGGAAGCCCGGCCCGTACCGCGCGCGTGCCGTCGCCGTATGCCATGTCCGTCACGGTGTCCGTTCCTCCAGTTCGAGGCGTACGGCGGCGAGCAGTCCCTCGCTCGCGGCCTCCACCATGTCCAGGCACTCCTCGAAGCCCTCGCGGCTCCCGTAATAAGGGTCGGGGACGTCGAGTCCGGTCCCGGCGGCGGGGTCGTAGGAGCGCAGCAGTCGTATGCGCG is from Streptomyces venezuelae ATCC 10712 and encodes:
- a CDS encoding cystathionine gamma-lyase, whose translation is MAYGDGTRAVRAGLPDPVKYEPTLPGPVFAAHFHLPGEPTGPYTYGRDENPTWTHLERAIGELEAPGEPDVETLVFASGMAAISAVLLSQLKAGDAVVLPTDGYQALPLLHEQLRAFGIEVRTAPTGGDGQLAVLEGARLLWIETPSNPGLDVCDIRRLVAAAHAAGALVAVDNTLATPLGQRPLELGADFSVASDTKGMTGHGDILLGHVSCRDPRRAAEVRRWRKVVGAIPGPMEAWLAHRSLATLQLRIDRQCSTALALARALAERADVTGLRYPGLPDDPSHTVAARQMRRFGPVVSFELADRKRAERFLEGLRIVDDATSFGGVRSTAERRGRWGGDAVAEGFVRFSVGAEDPEDLIADVLRALDEAGA
- a CDS encoding LysR family transcriptional regulator, whose translation is MDLALLRTFVTVHRAGSFTRAAALLGLSQPAVTSQIRTLERQLGRPLFLRQARGVTPTTIGDELAHRAAPHLDALVEIAETGLDEDSGVRTLHVAGPPEFTALRVLPALTPLVGQGLAVRASFLGNTEEILDGLAAGHHDLAVATARPRGGLLVSTPLCDEEYVLVAAPRWAARLSPEVLLRKGAVVLEQLPVVEVHESLPFVARYWASVFETKPAVAATVIAPDLRAVRESAASGAGLAVLPRYLCEDALDEGRLVALLDPPVPPLRTYFLVVRTGTLALSPIARAHEELLRAAGDW
- a CDS encoding NUDIX domain-containing protein, which gives rise to MNERPVIKRTARAILLDGDDLILIKRTKPGMDPYWVTPGGGVEASDSTVVEALHREVHEELGAKIVDVVPCFVDTVEHIVDGGVSGVKVQHFFVCRLDSMDTSLRHGPEMDEPVGEYEIVRVPFSRVGIAAVHLVPLSLRHYLDGNIEGVRAMHAPDLG